In Tripterygium wilfordii isolate XIE 37 chromosome 15, ASM1340144v1, whole genome shotgun sequence, one DNA window encodes the following:
- the LOC120016723 gene encoding uncharacterized protein At4g22758-like isoform X2 has translation MSGRNLRRRLRVNVSHGRNTRPPKPSPSSRRRTSPPMPKSAKYAKPQRIMKRCYSDSMLLSCNGEGVSDDQEGSRLGSDRGDFGGSVGVLYRPQTCTDVFASTSSLPGISTEGIQGYKKDAKVVVNVTVEGSPGPVRTMVKLGCCVEETIKLVLKKYSEEQRSPKVDKNSPSSYELHQSNFTLQCLDKSKLIGETGSRSFYLRRISSNLNTNKASSSLTSDIAPAGTSSPPAVQPTIILFSAFIARKFCKLIRRTETD, from the exons ATGTCAGGGAGAAATCTCCGCCGGAGACTGCGAGTCAACGTCTCCCATGGCCGGAATACTAGGCCTCCTAAACCGTCGCCGTCTTCACGGAGGCGGACGTCCCCGCCGATGCCGAAATCGGCCAAGTATGCAAAGCCTCAGAGGATTATGAAGCGATGCTACTCCGACTCTATGCTGTTGAGTTGCAACGGCGAAGGTGTTAGCGATGATCAAGAGGGCAGTAGGTTGGGATCCGATCGTGGAGATTTCGGTGGTAGTGTTGGAGTGCTGTATCGTCCGCAGACTTGTACGGACGTGTTTGCATCGACTTCTTCGTTGCCGGGAATCTCGACCGAG GGGATCCAGGGTTACAAGAAAGATGCAAAGGTGGTGGTAAATGTAACAGTTGAAGGAAGTCCAGGACCTGTTCGGACCATGGTTAAATTGGGGTGTTGTGTGGAGGAGACAATCAAGCTTGTCCTGAAGAAGTACAGCGAAGAACAACGATCCCCGAAGGTTGACAAAAATTCACCATCCTCATACGAATTGCATCAGTCCAATTTCACCCTTCAAT GTCTAGATAAATCAAAATTGATTGGGGAAACTGGTAGCAGAAGCTTCTATCTCCGACGAATTAGTAGTAATCTTAATACAAACAAAGCATCAAGTTCTTTGACCTCGGATATTGCTCCAGCAGGAACAAGCTCACCTCCAGCTGTTCAGCCGACCATAATTTTATTCTCGGCTTTCATTGCCCGGAAATTCTGTAAACTCATAAGAAGAACCG AGACTGATTGA
- the LOC120016723 gene encoding uncharacterized protein At4g22758-like isoform X1, with translation MSGRNLRRRLRVNVSHGRNTRPPKPSPSSRRRTSPPMPKSAKYAKPQRIMKRCYSDSMLLSCNGEGVSDDQEGSRLGSDRGDFGGSVGVLYRPQTCTDVFASTSSLPGISTEGIQGYKKDAKVVVNVTVEGSPGPVRTMVKLGCCVEETIKLVLKKYSEEQRSPKVDKNSPSSYELHQSNFTLQCLDKSKLIGETGSRSFYLRRISSNLNTNKASSSLTSDIAPAGTSSPPAVQPTIILFSAFIARKFCKLIRRTGGDVDGGYCEGSDQGGGGDLCQGQEEAVVESD, from the exons ATGTCAGGGAGAAATCTCCGCCGGAGACTGCGAGTCAACGTCTCCCATGGCCGGAATACTAGGCCTCCTAAACCGTCGCCGTCTTCACGGAGGCGGACGTCCCCGCCGATGCCGAAATCGGCCAAGTATGCAAAGCCTCAGAGGATTATGAAGCGATGCTACTCCGACTCTATGCTGTTGAGTTGCAACGGCGAAGGTGTTAGCGATGATCAAGAGGGCAGTAGGTTGGGATCCGATCGTGGAGATTTCGGTGGTAGTGTTGGAGTGCTGTATCGTCCGCAGACTTGTACGGACGTGTTTGCATCGACTTCTTCGTTGCCGGGAATCTCGACCGAG GGGATCCAGGGTTACAAGAAAGATGCAAAGGTGGTGGTAAATGTAACAGTTGAAGGAAGTCCAGGACCTGTTCGGACCATGGTTAAATTGGGGTGTTGTGTGGAGGAGACAATCAAGCTTGTCCTGAAGAAGTACAGCGAAGAACAACGATCCCCGAAGGTTGACAAAAATTCACCATCCTCATACGAATTGCATCAGTCCAATTTCACCCTTCAAT GTCTAGATAAATCAAAATTGATTGGGGAAACTGGTAGCAGAAGCTTCTATCTCCGACGAATTAGTAGTAATCTTAATACAAACAAAGCATCAAGTTCTTTGACCTCGGATATTGCTCCAGCAGGAACAAGCTCACCTCCAGCTGTTCAGCCGACCATAATTTTATTCTCGGCTTTCATTGCCCGGAAATTCTGTAAACTCATAAGAAGAACCG GTGGTGATGTCGATGGAGGATACTGTGAGGGATCTGATCAAGGCGGCGGTGGAGATTTATGCCAAGGACAAGAGGAGGCCGTTGTTGAATCAGACTGA